The Nitrospirota bacterium genomic sequence TCAGTTCCAGCCGAGCAGTCCATAACTAGAGAAAGTGGACAGGGCTGCCGCCGACGCTACGCGGACCGCACCCCTTTCCAGTTCCGCGATTCGCGACGACGTGCCCATCATCCCGCTGACGAGATAGTTGACACGAGTATCAGCAAAAAGTAGCCTGAGCGCCAAGCAATTCTTTATTAGAGCTTCTGGCAAGGAACTGTCGTTAGGCGAGTATGTTCACTGAACATGGTCCAGAGAAAGCATTAGACACTCAGTTGGTCGAGGTGTGGACATCAGCTCGAAAGGATTGGCGTCGATTCCTAAAGCAGAGAGTCATTGACAAGAGTGGGTGTTGGTTGTGGACGGGACCGACTAGAAGTGCAACCGGATATGGTCGTTTCACGTTGGGTAGACGTGGTCTTGCTGCACATAGGTACGCCTATGAACAAGTTTGGGGACCGATCCCAAAAGGACTCGTAGTGCACCATACATGCAATCAACCGCGTTGCGTGAATCCAAATCATCTTGAAGCGGTGACGATGCGCGAGAACACCCTGCGCGGTAGCAGTCCATCTTCATGCAACGCTAAGAAAATGCACTGCTCGAAGGGTCATCCATACTCGCCTGAGAATCTTGTCTTCAGGAAGGGGATTCGCTGCTGCCGTACTTGCGAGCGCATGAGGGCCGCGAGAACAAGACAGGGTGCCGTGGGACGGGATAAGCGCCCCTCGGCGAGATGGGAACGCTTTTTGCGCCACGTGCAGAAAGCTCCCGGGCCTCTCAAGACGCATTGTTGGCTTTGGACAGGGTACGTTGAGGCAGCCGGTTACGGTATTACTTATATCGGCAAACGGCAAGTCATGGCGCACCGGTTCGCATATCTCCAATGGTATGGGTCGATCCCACCAAACCTTCAGATAGACCACTTGTGTCAGAACAGGGCTTGCGTCAACCCGGACCATTTGGAAGCCGTGACACCGCGCGAGAATACGATTCGTGGATCAAGTCCTATCGCGCGCAATGTAGAAGTCACGCATTGTCCAAAAGGGCATCCCTATTCTGGCAAGAATCTATACATCACGAAAAAAGGTTTCCGCCAGTGTGTGCTTTGCAGCAGAGCGCGCACGCGACAGCATAGGCTTGATCCCGAAATCCGGAAGCTAGAAGCTAGCAAATTACGCAGGAAGCGCGCGCGACTAGAAGTAAAGCAGCAACTCAAGGCGTCTTTGCAGCGTTATCGGTCCCGCCCAGAGGTGAAACAGCGGCGAGCCGAACAGGCGCGTGCACACTATGCGCGCCCCGATGTGCACGCCAAGATGCGCGCACAAGCGAAGCAGTACCGTGCAACCGCAGAATACAAAGAGTGGCGAAAGGATTACCTCAATCGGCCGGATGTTCGGGAGCGCGAGCGTGCACGTGAGCGACAGCGACATCTCATGCCGAAACGACAGGCTTGGCTGAAAAAGTACCGTAGTCGCCCAGATGTGAAGGCACGCCAGGCAGCTTTAGAACGAGCACGGCAAGCGCGGCTGAATGGTAAAGCGAAACAGACGGAAGGCTGAATAGAATGTAAAAACGGTGTCAAGAAAAAGGGGTCGGGAGTCTTTACGGCCCATGTGAGAGGGTCGCCTTGGGTGACTCAGTGGCGGCTTTCAAGAGTTCCATACGGTCTACGTCTGCGTGGCTCTGCAGATAGAGGGTCAGCAACTGTCTTGTCTGTCAAGAGCCGAAGAGGGTATTTTCAGAGTCACCCGTGAAAAATCCTCGCACGCAATTGGCCTAGAACCCCCGATCTCCGTCGAGTCCGGGCTCCCCTATGCCCCCGCACGGCTGAAGAAAAAGGGTTCAGGACTGTTTATCAGAGTCCCTATGTGTTCACGAATGGCAATTTCACAGCCATCGGATGGATGACGCTTGGTGGCCCGAAGGATAGGAGAAGATTGGAATTTTGACTTTGCCATTTGAGCGGCGTGTGCGGTTGCGGTCGGTCGCCGATGGGGATCATGCGGGCGAGGTGGTGCGGTCGTGCCGAGGTCGAGTGCTGGTCCGTTGCTGGGCCTGGGATGGCCGGCTCGGTCTCAGCGGGGGAAATGCGGCTCAAGAAGCGCAACTCATGGGGCGTGCCTGTCGCTATCACGACATTCCGCAGTTTGGCTGTGTTGATTGCGGAGCAGTCGCGAGCATCCGCCGAGCCGTTGCGGATGGTCGCGTCGAGCTCGCGCCGACGGTCCTGGTGGACATGCTGGAGCCGTACGTCGAACAGGTGCTGGAAGCGCTCGAGCACTCAGAGGCCTCCGTCACTGATCTTAGCAAGGTCGGCGGCTTTAGCTTGGAGGACGAGGAACGCGCCGCGGCCAGCGCCCGCTTGGGAGTGGTCATGACGGACACTGACTACGTTTATGAGGGCGCAACGCGTTCGAGACAGAGCCTAATCGTGATATTGTCGCCGATTCAAGCACAAACGCAGCGAGGTGGTGCGGGACGCTCTCCGGTGCCAATCGTCGTTGCGCCTGTTCGAGCAGCTTCGGCATAAAGCGATGTCCTTCGCCGAGGCGCGCGGCTATCTGACGGACGAAGATGTGTTCAAAGCAGTGCCGTGAAGGTCTTCCGCGACACCAGCATCCTGGTCAGCAGGTTTGCGACGCGGGGACTGTGTGCCGACGTCATTGGTTTGTGCGGCCGGCGTTCGTTGTCGCCGTGTTGCCGCTCACGGATTGCGTGCAGATGCCACGGACGCGCGGGGAATTTCGGGCGGCGGTCGCCGCAGAGAAGCTCTCAACACGCTGCCGCATTGCGAGGGGGCCGGCGGTTTGGGCGAAACTCGAGAAGGCGGTGAGGGTATGACTGGCTACTCCGGGAGACGTGCTCCTTTCGTCGCTGTTCTTTTCTTCTGCATGGTTTCGACCTCCGGCACGATGACCGCGACCGCTGAGACCGGCGAGCGGCTCAAGCAAGAGCCCGGCGGTGAAGCGGCGCCTGCGGCGAAAGCCGACACCGCGAGCCTTCCCAAGGAATTTGTCGGCAAAGACGGGGCGCCGATGGTGTTGATTCCGGCCGGCGAGTTTGTGATGGGGTCGCCAGACGGGGAGGGGCTGGATAATGAGCAACCGGAACACAAGGTCTGGGTGGATGCGTTTTATCTGGACAAGTTTGAAGTGCCGAACGGGCGGTATGAAAAATTCATGGAGGAGACGGGACGCGCGAGGCCGAAGTTTTGGGAACAGTTGGACCTCACCGTCCATAGCGAACTCCCGGTCATCGGCGTGAGCTGGCACGATGCCAAAGCGTACTGCGAATGGGCCGAGAAGCGTCTGCCGACAGAAGCCGAGTGGGAATATGCCGCCCGAGGGACGGATCGCCGCCGATATCCATGGGGCAATGCGGAGCCGAACGCGCAATTGGCGAATTACGCCAAACGCTGGTCCTATAAGTTCTATGACGATCGTCTGGAGCCGGTGAACAGCCACGAGGCCGGCAAGAGCCCGTTCGGCGTGTATAACATGGCGGGCAACGTGTTTGAGTGGGTGACCGATTGGTATGAAATCAAATATTACGCGCGCAGCCCGGAACGGAATCCCTCCGGCCCTGAGACCGGTGAATTGAAGGTCATGCGGGGCGGGTCGTGGAACTTCGCCAGTGAATATATCCGAACGACCAGCCGCATGAAGCTGAAACCCATGGAGCGGGAGGCGGATGTCGGTATCCGGTGTGCGCGCAGCGTCCAGTAAGAGGGCAAATCGGTTGCCGTGTGTCCTGAGACCCGGTCTTGGAGCGGACGGCCTCCTGTCACTGGACGGCGTGGAATACGAACGTGGTGGCAGATCACTCACAGGCAATGTTCAGCGACGGGTCGCAGAACAGGGGTCCGATGACCGGCGGTCGCATGTACCGGCCCGAGGGGTCTTGAGCGCCCATTGGACTATTGAGCGGCGGCCCGCCCGGCATGCCTGGAAGCCCGCGGCCTGCGGTGCCAAACACCATTTTGGAACCTGAGCCGACTGTTGGGCCGACGGCCGGAGTCTGCGCCGATGTCTGCCCTGAAGCCGCCGCTGCGGGTACCCCGGCGTTCGGCAAGGACGGTTGCAGCCCGGCTTGTCCACTCTGCGGGGTTGGGCTCTGTGCGCCGGGTGATACGGACACCGTTTGCGCGGTACATGGCGGAGTCATCATGCTCAGTCCAGCGAACACCCCGATAGAGAAGGCCATCACGACAGATTGCTTCATGACCCTTCCTCCTCTGCTCCGACTGTCTTCTTTCAGCCCAATGTTCATATCCTAGCTCCATTGTTGGGACGTAAGCCAGCTTTCTGTTCTCGCGCTTCTTGCTGGTCCGGCAACGTCACCGACATGTCTGCTCCCGCTTCAATCGCGCGCCAGTCTTGGGGCACGGCTTGACGCAACAACGAGTGGCCACATGACCTTGCAATCACGGTCGGAAACGTTCAGTCTTTCATGGCTTTTGATGTGAGACGATGATGCCACATGAGCGTTAATGTGACCGACGGTCGAGGTGATTGGCCGTGACTGAGCCGGTGCCGGCCGATGAAACCGTGCGTTGGTGCGCCTATCCCGCGTGGGGGCACTTTAGCTGGCTGTATCTGTTCAGCATGGTGACCGGTCTTCGCGGTCTGCTGCTGTTGCGATTGGGGTTGAGCGGATGGGAAGAATGGATGGCCGGCGCGGTCGCGTTGCTGCTGTGTGTCGTGGCCTTGCGCCGATGGGCTCAGTATGTCCTTACGTCACGCCGTGTCGTCGTGAAAAACGGGTACACGGGCCGAGAGATCCAGACGGTGGCCCTCGGTGACATCACCGACATCACGGTGCAGCAGGGACCCGTTGCGCAGTTGTTCGACATCGGGACTCTGATTGTCCGGTCTTCCAGGGGGGACCAAGTCGTCGTGCTGCACGGAGTCCGCCATCCCGAGGTCCTCAAGGCTCGCATCGACGCCCTCAAGCCGACGGTCGGAACCGGGTAAGCGTGCGCGCCGGAACGGTGTTCCCTCACGGACAGCCGACGGGGACGAACCCGGTCCCGAAGAGCCTCGCCAATGCGACCCACCGGGCATTGTCGTAGAACGAATAACTCGGCAACCGGAGGTTGCGCCCGGTGGGGTCGCCTCCATAGGAGGGGTCGCTGCCGAAAAAGAACCCGCCGCGGGTCCGTTCGTTCAGCCTGATCCATTCGGCATAGAGGGCGCAAATCTCCTCGCGGACGGATCCGGACGAAGCGATGCCGGCGTGCCAGTCTTTCGCCCAGTCAGGAACGTTCCCTGCGCGTCCGGACCCCGGTGCGTTCGCATACCAATCGATCTGCGGTGGGTCGCTCAAGCGTCCGAGCGCAGCGCCTGGCACCTGTGGTTCATCAGGAAGACCGATGAACGGCGGAACCGTCGACAGCGGCTTAAGCTCGAGTGCGCGGCATCCCGCCCGCTCGCGGTTGACGTAGAGGGTCGTGCCTCCCGGTTGCGGGCATTCCCACATCTCGGCGGCGCCGGGAGGGGCAGGAGGGTCGGAAAGAGCGGGGAGAGCGGTGACGAGCACGCCGCCCACAGCGTACAGGAACAGATGATTCGGCCGCATAAGGCACCTCCGTCACATCATGACGCCCACTCAGGAACAATGTATTGTATCGCGCCGTCACGGTGACAAGCTATGGCGGGAGGGGAGCGATATCCAGCCGGCTTTGGAGGGGGAAAGACTACAGAAGGGGGGTCTTTCAGGATCCTGTTCGCGGGGAGATCCGATCAGATCACGCTTTTTGATTCACCGGAAGCCGCGTCTGGGATAATCTCAGCACTCAACGGGAATCGCAGATGGCTTTGAAGGAGCATTCACAACAGATGCGCATGCAAGGACGACAACACCCGAGAATGCAGGTTCCCGCTCCGTTCGTGTGTTCGTTGCGACGTCATGGTCTGGCGAAATTGTTCGCTCGGCGCAGCGCTGGCCTCGGTGTCGTGTTCGATGTCTCGCTCAAAGGGGCGAAAGTGATGAGCGAGACCGCGGTCAAAGCGGGAGATCGGCTTTCGCTCACCCTTCGTCTGCCGAAGCAGATGTTTCCCGTCAGTATCGAGCGCGCCACCGTCCGCTGGGCCAAAGATCAATCGTTTGGAGTGGAGTTTATGGGCCTTTCTCCGGTCGCACAGATGCGTCTGCGAAAGTTCATGACGCTCACCCCAAGTTCGTCGCAATGACCTTTCCACGTCCCTCGTAAAAGACCAACGACCTTCGGCAGAGACTGGCCTTGGGCAGGGTGTTCAATCCACGCTCTTGGGACGACCCCCAGGGATGGTTTCTGCGACGCAGCCGTTGACCCTCGGCGACAGTTCGGCTAGAAGCGAAGAGAGCTCGGATAGGCCGGAAGGATCGCGCAGGCGAGATCTGCTGACATGACGACAAGGGTTCAATGGTGCCTCATCGCCGCCGGCTGTTCACGCTCGGGCTTTGCCCTGCTGCTGGCAGCCGGGTTGATCGCCGTTCCCGCACAGGAAGTTCTGTCCTCGCCCGATGATCAATTGCGGACCGCAGAAGCACAGCAGGCATCCGTCGTTCAGGTTCTCCGGGCACCGGACTGGAAGGGAGCGGTGGAAATTGGGGATGAAGGGTGTATCGCATCCCACGGGGAATATACCGTGTGGGTGTACGCCAAAGGGTCCCAGTGCGGTGTGCCGCGCGAGCAGGCCGATCGCGTCGTGGTGATTCGTCAGCCTTTGCCGGGTGTCGCTCCGATCAGAGGAGCGACACAACTCCCCGGAGGCCGCTACAAGGTGTGGGTGTACGGCGCAGGCGACCCCGGGCATCCTGGATTGCGGCTGTGCGCCAAGATTTGCGTGACCGGAGTCTTGTCCACGACGCCGAGTTGGGTTTCTCTCGGCTGGATCGAACTCCGCGACAACCAACTGCTCCTGCTCCGGTCGTGGGACCAGCCCGAAGCCCACAGCCTGTACATTCAGGCGGTGGTTCTTGCATCAAACGATGCCCGGCCGGAGTGGACTCCTTGAGGAAGACGTGACGCGTGAACCGTGACACGTTAAGCGCGGATGAACTGCTCCCGTTTAACGAATAACGTTCAACACTTAACGATGCGCCAGCTATTCCCGAGCGAACTGGGTATCCAGAATCCGGCGGGCGGCGCGGGCAACCTGCTCCGGGTCATGTTGAGCGAGAAGGATGGTTTCCAGAAGATGGTGGGCGTCCGCATTGTCCGGCTTGAGCTGAACCGCGAGGCGGAGTGCCTCGACCGCGCCGGTCGGATCGCCTTGCACCATGTACACCAACCCGAGATCGGCGTAGGCTTCAGCGTCGTCCGGTTTCAGTCGCGTGGCCGATTGTAACGCGGCGGCCGCGGCGGCCCATTCGCCTTGCGCCATCAAGGCGCGGCCCAGCCAATAAAAGGCTTCCCCATCGTGCTCACGCAGCCGGACCGTGGCACGGAGTGCTTCCACCGCCCCGGCCCAGTCATGCCGATCCATCAGCACGACTCCGAGACTACGGTGAGCCTCGGCAAATTCGGGGTCCAGCTTGATCGCTGCGCGAAACTCCTCGGCCGCTCCGGTCAGGTCTCCTTGGTGGTGCAGAGCCTCGCCGAGCCGGAAGTGGGTCCCGGCGTCGTCGGTCTTGAACTCGGGAGAAGCCCGCAGCACTTCACGGGCTCTCCGGAATTCAGCCTCCAGGGTGGCTTCCGAAACCGGTTCGTCCACGCGACCGGCCTCCGCGGCGCGGATTTCTGAGGCGATGGCTTCGAGCGCGACCGGCCTATCCGAGACCACGATGAGGAAGATGAGCAGGCAAGGCGGCCAGGCACGCATGGCTCACATGCTACGCCCACGACCGATATCAGACAAGGGTCCTTGGAGAGTGGAATCCGGATCGAAGGCGAGGATGGTCATTGCCGAATCGACAGCTTGACGCTGATCGCACCCCCCAGTTCCCTTTCTTTTGCGCCTTCCCGAGGATAACCGGTGATGTCACGTTCTCCCTTCGGTTCCCCGTGACAACTCAGGCATGCCTTGCCGTAGTACAACGGCAACATGAGACGGACGGTTCGTCCGGCCTCGACGATTTCGCTGAACGCGCCGTTGCTCTCTACAGCCAGGCCGGAATCGGCGAACTTCTGCAGATGGCGGCTTCGTAGGCATCGGGTTTGTTCTTCGGGTTTCGGAGAAGCCGTTCAGGGGCGGTCTGTTTGAGATAGACGCCTGACCAGCTTTCAAAACGGTGAGCGGTTTCGGTGCCGAACGTGGCGGGAATCAGTCCCTTGTACTTGAGGCCGGCGATGTTAATGACGGTCTGATAACTGGCGATGGTTTTCTTGCTCTCTTCAAGCAGGCGAGAAAGCAGCGGTTTGGCCGCCTCGGGAACCGCGGCTCGGTCGATGATGGTCAGATCGATCCCTGTTCGTTGCTTGAACACCGCAAGCGCCTGCTTTTCGAACACCTCCGGCGTGAAGCCTTTGTGTCCTTTACTCGGGTCGTTGATCAGCGCCTGATTCATCCCGACCGTCACGCGGCCTGAATCCAGGAGAACGGCCAACAGACGAGCCGTCTCCACGGCGTCGGCATTCGCCCAGGCGTTGAACGGCCCGAGCGCGACGAGAAGCAACCCTGTGAGCCCGACCCCGACTCGCCGATCTTTGCCGCTCATCATGATGCCGCTCCTTTGTCTCCTCGTCGAATCGTGAACAGGTGCCGTGACCTTCGTTCTCGGCGCTCGGTCTACCCGAAAGGCCCTAGAGGATGCCGAGTATCATGGCCTTCTGTCTAGCCTCCAAAAGAGGGGGGTGGATGAATGGCGAAGCGACCTCCGCATGGCCGAAAGGGAAACGCGACCACCCAGCGACCTTCGTCGGAGCGCTCGTCGTGCCCAGCGGCGCATGTGCCGGACCCAGGCTCAGAGGTCGTTGCGTTACCCGAATGGTTCACCTACAATTTCGCCTCCGCCGGTCCGCAAGGCCGAATGGCCGCCGGATCGTTGCTGGAGGACGGGAACAGCATAGGTCACTCCGGATGACGGAATGGGTCGGACAAAAAGTCCTCGATGCATTCAGCTACGCCCGAGCGTTGTGGGAACTGATCGTGCGGGCTGCCTGGGAACTGACGCGGCCGGCGGAACGGGGACGGCAAGAGGCGCTCCGGGTCATCACGCGGCAGATTCTCTTCACCGGCGTGGATGCCTTGCCGGTGACGAGCGCGATCGCGCTGATGCTCGGCATTATCGTTATCACCCAAGCCGGGACGCAACTGCCCAAGCTCGGGGCGGGCGGGTTGGTCGGGAGCATCATCGTCATCGTGGTCATACGCGAGCTTGGCCCGCTGGTCACCGCTCTGATCATCGCCGGCCGGTCGGGCACCGCCATCGCGACAGAACTGGGGAATATGTCGGTCAATCGGGAGGTTACTGCCCTCAAGCTGATGGGTATTCCGCTCCAGCGGTTTATCGTCATGCCGAGAATGGTCGGGGTGGTGGTGGCGATGTTCTGCCTCACCGTCTATTTCGACCTCGTGGCCGTGCTGGGCGGATTTCTGATCGCCAACATGCAGTTGACCATTCCGTTTGAGGCATTCATCGAGGGCATCACACGCGCGCTGTCTTTGGCCGATGTCGCCTTTACGGCGCTCAAGCCGCTGGCGTTCGGCGCCGCGGTCGCGGCGATTTGTTGCCATCACGGGCTCTCCGTCAGAGCGTCATTGACGGAAGTCCCGCAGCAGACCACCAAAGCCATGATCAATTCCGTCACCGTCTGCCTGGTGTTGGACCTGCTGATCACCATCCCGGCGTATCTCTCATGACCGCAGCCGTCGAACTCGCCGAAGTCGTGATTGAGCTGGAAGGCGAGGGGCATTCCAGCCGGCTCTCGCTGGCGGTGGAGTCGGGGGAATTTCTCGTCTTGTTGGGGCCGAACCGGTCCGGCAAGAGCCTAATTCTGGAGCTGTGCGCGGGGCTTGTGACGCCGCAGGCGGGCGCGGTCCGCGTGTTCGGGTACGACTGGGCCGACTTGACCGACGCCGAAGCGATGGAGCTGCGACTCCACATCGGGACGGTGCTGCAGCAGCCGGGATTGCTGAGCAACATGACGCTCTTCAACAACGTGGCCCTGCCGCTCCGCTATCACCGGGCGGACCTGTCGGAGCAGGAAATCCGGCGGACGGTGATGGCGCACTTGGACTCGCTTGGGATCGCGCGCGTCAGCGAACGATTTCCCGCTCAACTCAATCCAGGGGAAATCCGGTGCGCCGCGATCGCGCGGGCGATGATCCTGGATCAAGAGCTGCTGCTGCTGGACGATCCGGTGGCCGGCCTCGACGCCGACATGGTGCTTCGGCTGGTGCAGCATCTGGCCGTGTATCGGAACCGTCGTTCGCTTACGATCGTGGCGACGCTGCGGGCTCCTTCGCCCTTCATGGATCTGGCCGATCGGGTCGCGTTGGTGCGCGGCGGACGGATCGACGCGATCGGCCCACGCGCGGCGCTGGCCCAGTTGGCGGGAGCGGGCATGGAAGCGTATCGGAACTGAGCGCGCAGAACGCCGAACCGCGACCGTCGCTTTCAACGAGGTGACTCATGAAAATGCATTACTCGCATGGCTTGTCGAGCAGCCGGATTGCGCAGATTGTCGGAACCTTCGTCGTCCTTCCGCTGATCGTCTTGGCGGTGGTGGGCGTCTTTATGGCCAAGGCCCAGCATCTGTTCGAGCGAAAGTATCACGTGAAGACCAGCCTGAGTAAATCGTACGGACTGGAGCCGGGCTCCCCCGTGTTATTTTCCGGCATTCCCATCGGACGGGTGGAACTGGTGGATCTCAATGACCGGGGCACGGTGGATGTCCTGCTCCAGCTTCGCTCGCGGTACCAGGAGCTGGTGCGGGAGGATTCGGAAGCACGCATTGCCAAGAGCGGGATCGTCGTCGGGCAGACGCAGGTGGATATCGCAATGGGGAGCGCCACGAAGCCGGCATTAGCAGACGGGGCCACAATCAGGGCGGTCGAACCGAAGGATATCGGTGAATTGGTGGATGAAATCAGACCGGTGCTGGATTCGGTCAAACAGACGCTGTTGCGGGTGGAAGACATCACCAAGGACGTGCAAGCCACCATTCAGATGGGCGGGCGGGCGTTGGGGCAAGTCGAGCAGGCGACCCGCGAACTGCCGACTCTGATCGCTTCCGTCCAGCACACGGTTTCGTCGGTGGAACGCACGGCTGCGTCCCTGCCGAATATTACGGGCGCGATCAACAAAAGCCTGGCCTTGGTCGATGGAATCGCGCGCGATGTGAAAACGACGACCTCCCGGCTGCCGGCGGTGATCGATTCCGCCGAGCAGACGGTTCGGAGCGTGAGGGAACTGACGGAGTCCGCCAAAGGCGTTACGAACGAACTGGGGCCGATTCTCGAGACCGCACAGACGACGATGGACGACATTTCCACGATCGTCCGCGGAGCCAAGAACACGTTTCCCATCAGCACCTTCGTGAAAAACGCCGGTTCGGCTTCCGCCGGCCACTCAAGCCAGGGCCTGACGAGTCTCCGCGGAGATCGTGTGAGCCGGTGAAACCTGGCGCTTTCATATGGTTCTGCGCGGTCGGTCTGGGAGCCTGGACGGCGTGCGCGGGCTGCGCGGCCGCGCCGCGCGATCAAGGGGCTGCGCTGGTTCCGGAGCTTCAGCAACTGCATCTCCGTGGACAACACTTCTTACAACGGGGCGACGCGACCCGCGCCAAGGCGCTGTTTGAAAAGGCCAAGCAATTGGCCGAACGTCACGACGACCGGCTCGGGTTGGTGTACGCGCTGAACGACTTGGGGGCGGTCGCCTCAGCGGAGGGAGCACCCGTTCAGGCGCTGAAGCTTCACCGGGAAGCCCTCTCGATCGCCGAAGGACAGGGTCAGCCGCCGGCCGTATTGCTCAGTCTCGGGCACTTGGGTATGGCCCTCCAGCAGGCAGGACAATCCGAGGAAGCCATCGCGGTCTATG encodes the following:
- a CDS encoding HNH endonuclease signature motif containing protein; amino-acid sequence: MFTEHGPEKALDTQLVEVWTSARKDWRRFLKQRVIDKSGCWLWTGPTRSATGYGRFTLGRRGLAAHRYAYEQVWGPIPKGLVVHHTCNQPRCVNPNHLEAVTMRENTLRGSSPSSCNAKKMHCSKGHPYSPENLVFRKGIRCCRTCERMRAARTRQGAVGRDKRPSARWERFLRHVQKAPGPLKTHCWLWTGYVEAAGYGITYIGKRQVMAHRFAYLQWYGSIPPNLQIDHLCQNRACVNPDHLEAVTPRENTIRGSSPIARNVEVTHCPKGHPYSGKNLYITKKGFRQCVLCSRARTRQHRLDPEIRKLEASKLRRKRARLEVKQQLKASLQRYRSRPEVKQRRAEQARAHYARPDVHAKMRAQAKQYRATAEYKEWRKDYLNRPDVRERERARERQRHLMPKRQAWLKKYRSRPDVKARQAALERARQARLNGKAKQTEG
- a CDS encoding formylglycine-generating enzyme family protein, with translation MTATAETGERLKQEPGGEAAPAAKADTASLPKEFVGKDGAPMVLIPAGEFVMGSPDGEGLDNEQPEHKVWVDAFYLDKFEVPNGRYEKFMEETGRARPKFWEQLDLTVHSELPVIGVSWHDAKAYCEWAEKRLPTEAEWEYAARGTDRRRYPWGNAEPNAQLANYAKRWSYKFYDDRLEPVNSHEAGKSPFGVYNMAGNVFEWVTDWYEIKYYARSPERNPSGPETGELKVMRGGSWNFASEYIRTTSRMKLKPMEREADVGIRCARSVQ
- a CDS encoding PH domain-containing protein; protein product: MTEPVPADETVRWCAYPAWGHFSWLYLFSMVTGLRGLLLLRLGLSGWEEWMAGAVALLLCVVALRRWAQYVLTSRRVVVKNGYTGREIQTVALGDITDITVQQGPVAQLFDIGTLIVRSSRGDQVVVLHGVRHPEVLKARIDALKPTVGTG
- a CDS encoding PilZ domain-containing protein, encoding MRMQGRQHPRMQVPAPFVCSLRRHGLAKLFARRSAGLGVVFDVSLKGAKVMSETAVKAGDRLSLTLRLPKQMFPVSIERATVRWAKDQSFGVEFMGLSPVAQMRLRKFMTLTPSSSQ
- a CDS encoding tetratricopeptide repeat protein — translated: MRAWPPCLLIFLIVVSDRPVALEAIASEIRAAEAGRVDEPVSEATLEAEFRRAREVLRASPEFKTDDAGTHFRLGEALHHQGDLTGAAEEFRAAIKLDPEFAEAHRSLGVVLMDRHDWAGAVEALRATVRLREHDGEAFYWLGRALMAQGEWAAAAAALQSATRLKPDDAEAYADLGLVYMVQGDPTGAVEALRLAVQLKPDNADAHHLLETILLAQHDPEQVARAARRILDTQFARE
- a CDS encoding DUF3365 domain-containing protein; this encodes MQKFADSGLAVESNGAFSEIVEAGRTVRLMLPLYYGKACLSCHGEPKGERDITGYPREGAKERELGGAISVKLSIRQ
- a CDS encoding ABC transporter permease; translation: MTEWVGQKVLDAFSYARALWELIVRAAWELTRPAERGRQEALRVITRQILFTGVDALPVTSAIALMLGIIVITQAGTQLPKLGAGGLVGSIIVIVVIRELGPLVTALIIAGRSGTAIATELGNMSVNREVTALKLMGIPLQRFIVMPRMVGVVVAMFCLTVYFDLVAVLGGFLIANMQLTIPFEAFIEGITRALSLADVAFTALKPLAFGAAVAAICCHHGLSVRASLTEVPQQTTKAMINSVTVCLVLDLLITIPAYLS
- a CDS encoding ATP-binding cassette domain-containing protein, with product MTAAVELAEVVIELEGEGHSSRLSLAVESGEFLVLLGPNRSGKSLILELCAGLVTPQAGAVRVFGYDWADLTDAEAMELRLHIGTVLQQPGLLSNMTLFNNVALPLRYHRADLSEQEIRRTVMAHLDSLGIARVSERFPAQLNPGEIRCAAIARAMILDQELLLLDDPVAGLDADMVLRLVQHLAVYRNRRSLTIVATLRAPSPFMDLADRVALVRGGRIDAIGPRAALAQLAGAGMEAYRN
- a CDS encoding MlaD family protein — encoded protein: MKMHYSHGLSSSRIAQIVGTFVVLPLIVLAVVGVFMAKAQHLFERKYHVKTSLSKSYGLEPGSPVLFSGIPIGRVELVDLNDRGTVDVLLQLRSRYQELVREDSEARIAKSGIVVGQTQVDIAMGSATKPALADGATIRAVEPKDIGELVDEIRPVLDSVKQTLLRVEDITKDVQATIQMGGRALGQVEQATRELPTLIASVQHTVSSVERTAASLPNITGAINKSLALVDGIARDVKTTTSRLPAVIDSAEQTVRSVRELTESAKGVTNELGPILETAQTTMDDISTIVRGAKNTFPISTFVKNAGSASAGHSSQGLTSLRGDRVSR